The following are from one region of the Paenibacillus sp. KS-LC4 genome:
- a CDS encoding radical SAM protein, with protein MSVNKLSVAQNTTSYPRWIVMQLLEECNLRCKMCYEWGLEGPYKSKKTLAQLDPELIKKIIVECSPGKPYYDFFGGEPLMYPWLSDILAMINHYGGIADFPTNGTLLEQHAEMLVETAPNKIWMSLDGPEEINDRQRGKGVFKKVIKGIEKLYELRESKGKQFPKMGVSFIITPLNYMYVEEFFFKHIDLSMLDHISMEVQLYATEEQYDQYVEVLSEKFDVHEAPYAKGMVWRDTSSFSQIDIPELTRQLNNVKEYCLKNRIHVITYPKTIDEQNLSNYFSGQFHQMADKRNRCSLPWVYAEITARGDVSPCHAFYDLTFGNVNEESLLDIWSSDKYKDYRAYMKKNMLPICTACSRYYIY; from the coding sequence ATGAGCGTAAACAAATTGAGTGTCGCCCAAAATACGACAAGCTATCCAAGATGGATCGTCATGCAGCTGTTGGAGGAGTGCAATTTACGATGCAAGATGTGCTATGAGTGGGGCCTCGAAGGACCCTACAAAAGCAAAAAAACGTTAGCGCAGTTGGATCCGGAGCTGATCAAAAAGATCATCGTCGAGTGCAGCCCGGGCAAGCCGTATTACGATTTCTTCGGCGGGGAACCGCTGATGTACCCTTGGCTGAGCGACATTCTCGCCATGATCAATCATTATGGAGGCATAGCGGACTTCCCCACGAACGGCACATTGCTCGAGCAACATGCTGAGATGCTTGTCGAGACTGCTCCCAATAAGATCTGGATGTCGCTCGACGGCCCTGAGGAAATCAACGACAGGCAGAGGGGCAAAGGCGTTTTCAAGAAAGTAATCAAGGGGATCGAGAAGCTCTATGAGCTTCGGGAAAGCAAAGGCAAGCAATTTCCGAAGATGGGTGTATCCTTTATCATTACGCCCTTGAACTATATGTACGTCGAGGAATTTTTCTTTAAGCATATCGACTTGTCGATGCTGGACCATATCAGTATGGAAGTGCAGCTTTATGCAACGGAAGAGCAGTATGACCAATATGTGGAGGTTCTTAGTGAAAAATTCGACGTGCATGAAGCTCCTTATGCCAAGGGGATGGTGTGGCGGGATACCAGTTCGTTCAGCCAGATCGATATTCCGGAATTGACGAGACAGCTCAATAATGTTAAAGAGTATTGCTTGAAAAATCGCATCCATGTGATCACCTATCCGAAGACGATAGATGAACAAAATTTGAGCAACTATTTCTCGGGACAATTCCATCAGATGGCTGATAAACGAAATCGGTGCTCCCTTCCATGGGTTTATGCGGAGATTACAGCAAGGGGCGACGTTTCGCCCTGCCACGCCTTCTATGATTTGACCTTCGGCAACGTGAACGAAGAGAGTTTGCTGGATATCTGGAGTAGTGACAAGTACAAAGATTATCGCGCGTATATGAAAAAAAATATGCTTCCGATTTGTACGGCTTGTTCAAGGTATTATATCTACTGA
- a CDS encoding radical SAM protein has product MNPKSEIKHSPKDLQILKRTIKNTVETKRNMEKIAGYATPLPESVGIKLTNQCNLRCKHCYQWNDTGYHHYMTPEQQREQLDYGLLEKLILETEPAKSRLYIWGGEPLVYSHFDRLADLLEAHPRETTICTNAMLIERKLDALLKISDNLELLIALDGFEEENDALRGKGVFNKAIDAIRMLVELRKENRFRGKITIHTVVNDGMTDKLYELLDFLEGVGVDMVMVCFPWYISDECTQGMDDYFDQKFDFLPASEHKGERSWHAFNYKLDPERIPALMSELDRVNSRVWKMRLRYQPNLDHDQIEDFVLGKEVRGKGTMNKKCLALSNRMDITPDGTIVACKFFKEFEIGKLNETSVQELWHSMTYRRIREMMDERLTPACSKCSVLHLHGV; this is encoded by the coding sequence ATGAATCCGAAATCAGAGATTAAGCATTCCCCGAAGGATTTGCAAATATTGAAGCGTACCATCAAGAATACGGTGGAAACAAAGCGGAACATGGAGAAAATAGCGGGTTACGCGACACCGTTGCCAGAGTCGGTCGGAATTAAACTGACGAACCAATGTAACTTGCGCTGCAAGCATTGCTATCAATGGAACGACACCGGCTACCATCACTACATGACACCGGAGCAGCAACGGGAACAGCTCGACTACGGGCTGCTGGAGAAACTGATTCTCGAGACGGAGCCAGCCAAGTCGAGACTCTATATTTGGGGCGGTGAGCCGCTCGTATACAGTCATTTCGACCGTTTGGCCGATTTGCTTGAAGCTCATCCCCGCGAGACGACGATCTGCACGAACGCGATGCTGATTGAGCGAAAGCTGGACGCCTTGCTGAAAATTTCCGACAATCTGGAGCTGCTTATTGCGCTTGATGGATTCGAAGAAGAGAATGATGCGCTTCGCGGCAAAGGGGTGTTCAACAAGGCAATAGATGCTATTCGGATGCTAGTCGAGCTGCGCAAGGAAAACCGATTCAGGGGCAAAATCACGATTCATACCGTCGTTAACGATGGTATGACCGACAAGCTTTACGAGCTGCTGGACTTTCTAGAGGGCGTTGGCGTAGATATGGTCATGGTCTGCTTCCCGTGGTACATTTCGGACGAATGCACGCAGGGAATGGACGATTACTTTGACCAGAAGTTCGACTTCCTTCCGGCGAGCGAGCACAAGGGCGAACGAAGCTGGCACGCCTTTAACTACAAGCTCGATCCGGAGCGTATCCCTGCTTTAATGAGCGAGTTGGATCGGGTGAATAGTCGGGTCTGGAAAATGCGGTTGCGTTACCAGCCGAATCTGGATCATGACCAGATCGAAGATTTTGTGCTCGGCAAAGAGGTGAGGGGTAAAGGCACGATGAACAAGAAGTGCCTGGCTCTCTCGAACCGGATGGATATTACGCCCGATGGAACGATTGTCGCGTGCAAATTTTTCAAGGAGTTCGAGATCGGAAAATTAAATGAAACGTCCGTACAGGAATTATGGCACAGCATGACCTACAGAAGGATAAGGGAAATGATGGACGAACGACTGACACCGGCATGTTCCAAGTGCAGTGTCTTGCATTTGCACGGTGTTTAA
- a CDS encoding ATP-binding cassette domain-containing protein, with translation MSIIQVERLSKSFNYYEKELGFKKSLKNLVKRKSLIKEAVSEISLVIEQGEMVGFLGPNGSGKTTTLKMLSGILYPTSGQANVLGYVPWERKKEFKMQFSIVMGQKSQLWWDLPANESLYLNKCIYEVEDKPYSLVLDELTEMLDVKDLLNIQVRRLSLGERMKMELIASLIHRPKVIFLDEPTIGLDLISQKRIREFLKYYNQQSKVTVILTSHYMADIEDLCKRTIIINQGKIVYDGDLRRVNELFHAKKIIKLQFTDEVPRQALSDYGNIMQHDGMNAVMEIDKHDLQRLSKMMLDRFPILDFTIEDIPVERGIESLYQKDGVRHESLAEV, from the coding sequence GTGAGCATTATCCAAGTGGAACGCTTATCCAAAAGCTTCAATTACTACGAGAAAGAATTGGGCTTCAAAAAATCGCTGAAAAATTTAGTGAAGCGGAAATCACTGATTAAAGAAGCGGTTAGCGAAATATCACTTGTAATCGAGCAAGGTGAGATGGTCGGATTTTTAGGCCCGAACGGTTCCGGCAAAACAACTACGCTTAAGATGCTGTCTGGCATCTTGTATCCGACAAGCGGGCAGGCGAATGTATTAGGCTATGTCCCTTGGGAACGAAAGAAAGAATTCAAGATGCAGTTCTCGATTGTGATGGGGCAGAAATCGCAGTTATGGTGGGATTTACCGGCGAACGAATCGTTGTACCTGAACAAATGCATCTATGAGGTCGAGGATAAGCCCTACAGCCTTGTACTGGATGAGCTTACGGAGATGCTTGACGTAAAAGACCTGCTCAACATTCAGGTGCGGAGGCTCTCACTGGGGGAACGGATGAAGATGGAGCTAATTGCGTCGCTCATTCACCGGCCCAAGGTGATTTTCTTGGATGAGCCTACAATCGGACTCGATCTGATTTCGCAAAAGCGCATTCGGGAGTTCCTGAAGTATTATAACCAGCAGTCGAAAGTAACGGTCATTCTGACAAGCCACTACATGGCGGATATTGAGGATCTATGCAAACGAACGATCATTATCAACCAAGGGAAGATTGTATACGACGGCGATCTTCGGCGTGTGAATGAGCTGTTTCATGCAAAAAAGATCATCAAGCTGCAATTTACGGACGAAGTGCCGAGGCAAGCGCTAAGCGACTATGGTAATATCATGCAACATGACGGCATGAATGCCGTTATGGAGATCGATAAGCATGACCTTCAGCGGCTGTCCAAGATGATGCTGGACCGGTTCCCTATCCTTGATTTCACAATTGAAGATATACCTGTCGAGCGAGGAATCGAAAGCTTGTATCAGAAAGATGGGGTCAGACATGAAAGCCTTGCAGAAGTATAA
- a CDS encoding ABC-2 family transporter protein — MKALQKYKRTYILALQNAMEYRTDFLMSIISGGFIILVQCFLWTAVFRSSPQEIINGYSYSQIIIYSVLSGVVSKLVSAGFEGEIANDIKTGGLSKFIAQPIHYFSYRLCNFFGGKTVQTGVVLILFVILMIVFTQVWEFQLRGVQIVMFLVSILFGLLINFLLFYSISALAFIITEVWGVYIAFNQGVYLLSGAIFPLNIFGDTFARISSYLPFQYVVFFPVNIINGSLTIHEIVRGLLLQAVWVVALMMISKLSWDSGMRKYVAVGG; from the coding sequence ATGAAAGCCTTGCAGAAGTATAAAAGGACGTACATCCTTGCACTTCAGAATGCGATGGAATATCGGACCGATTTCTTGATGAGTATCATCAGCGGCGGCTTCATCATTCTCGTCCAATGCTTCCTTTGGACGGCCGTGTTTCGAAGTTCGCCGCAAGAAATCATTAACGGCTATTCTTATTCTCAAATAATCATTTATTCCGTGTTGTCCGGCGTCGTCTCCAAGCTGGTTTCTGCCGGCTTCGAAGGGGAAATCGCGAATGATATCAAGACGGGTGGACTGAGCAAATTTATCGCTCAGCCCATTCATTATTTCAGCTATCGGCTATGCAATTTTTTCGGTGGGAAAACGGTTCAGACTGGGGTCGTCCTTATTTTATTCGTCATACTGATGATCGTATTTACTCAGGTTTGGGAGTTTCAGCTTAGAGGGGTGCAGATCGTTATGTTCTTGGTCAGCATTTTGTTCGGACTGCTCATCAACTTCCTGCTTTTTTATTCGATTAGTGCTCTCGCGTTCATCATTACTGAGGTTTGGGGCGTTTATATCGCGTTCAACCAAGGCGTCTACCTGCTCAGTGGCGCCATCTTTCCGCTTAATATTTTCGGAGATACGTTTGCTAGAATCTCCAGCTACTTACCGTTTCAATATGTCGTATTCTTCCCGGTTAACATCATCAATGGGAGCTTGACGATTCATGAAATCGTGCGCGGGCTTCTCTTACAGGCGGTCTGGGTAGTTGCGCTTATGATGATTTCCAAGTTGTCATGGGATTCCGGGATGAGGAAATATGTAGCCGTTGGAGGTTAA